The Corynebacterium jeddahense genome has a window encoding:
- a CDS encoding LysE family translocator, with translation MIALLGVWLAAIASPGPDLFQIVRVGAKDRRAGVLCALGIMAGNTIWIVASLAGLSAIIEAFPQVLSVLQIVGGAYLLWMGVGAMRAKDPSLPEAQHVRRPFLTGLATNLSNPKAVLFFGAIFAQFADVGWAAAPLLVATGVAWFVGVALGVRAMAGTIERYGRLIDVATGAIFIALAVWMLWEGLHFGA, from the coding sequence ATGATCGCGCTGCTCGGCGTGTGGCTCGCCGCGATCGCGAGCCCGGGCCCGGACCTGTTCCAGATCGTCCGCGTCGGCGCGAAGGACCGCCGCGCGGGGGTCCTGTGCGCGCTCGGCATCATGGCGGGCAACACCATCTGGATCGTCGCCTCGCTCGCCGGGCTGAGCGCGATCATCGAGGCGTTCCCGCAGGTCCTCTCGGTGCTGCAGATCGTCGGCGGGGCCTACCTGCTGTGGATGGGCGTCGGCGCGATGCGCGCGAAGGACCCGTCGCTGCCGGAGGCGCAGCACGTGCGCAGGCCGTTCCTCACCGGGCTGGCCACGAACCTCTCCAACCCGAAGGCGGTGCTCTTCTTCGGCGCGATCTTCGCCCAGTTCGCGGACGTGGGCTGGGCCGCGGCGCCGCTGCTCGTCGCCACCGGCGTGGCGTGGTTCGTCGGCGTCGCGCTCGGCGTCCGCGCGATGGCGGGCACGATCGAGCGGTACGGCAGGCTTATCGACGTCGCAACGGGCGCCATCTTCATCGCGTTAGCCGTGTGGATGCTCTGGGAGGGCCTACACTTCGGCGCATGA
- a CDS encoding alpha-ketoglutarate-dependent dioxygenase AlkB yields the protein MLFDAIPRRPANPLPGVVHLPAFLAPDEQASLVDQARQLARSVAGTPVAMRRPQVGNGQMDAWMLSLGWFWATNPYRMVRHPQVPPIPDNFQALADAALRGARAIDPLVGPTPRIETALVNFYPPGKGMGAHVDAEEESDNAVVSLSFGQDAVFRIGGRDILLMSGDAVVFGGPARRARHAVLGAKRGTSTLLDGRLNITMRQMEET from the coding sequence GTGCTGTTCGACGCCATCCCCCGCCGCCCCGCCAACCCGCTGCCGGGCGTCGTGCACTTGCCCGCGTTCCTCGCCCCCGACGAGCAAGCGTCGCTCGTCGACCAGGCCCGCCAGCTCGCGCGCAGTGTGGCCGGGACGCCGGTTGCTATGCGACGCCCACAGGTCGGCAACGGCCAAATGGACGCCTGGATGCTCTCCCTCGGCTGGTTCTGGGCGACGAACCCGTACCGCATGGTCAGGCACCCGCAGGTCCCGCCGATCCCCGACAACTTCCAGGCGCTCGCGGACGCAGCCCTCAGAGGCGCCCGCGCGATCGACCCGCTCGTGGGCCCGACGCCGCGGATCGAGACGGCGCTGGTGAACTTCTACCCGCCGGGCAAGGGGATGGGCGCGCACGTGGACGCGGAGGAAGAGTCCGACAACGCGGTGGTGAGCCTCTCGTTCGGGCAGGACGCGGTGTTCCGCATCGGGGGCCGCGATATCCTCCTCATGTCCGGCGACGCCGTGGTCTTCGGCGGCCCCGCCCGCCGTGCGAGGCACGCCGTGCTGGGCGCCAAGCGGGGCACGTCGACGCTGCTCGACGGCCGGCTGAACATCACGATGCGGCAGATGGAGGAGACATGA
- a CDS encoding HNH endonuclease signature motif containing protein — protein sequence MTTATTAPKTFRNQREHDPDSEAAQLIRDTYWAMFGHYSYPGFDIEDFDVAVTKLQAATGWSKTLVKHAILGHAALQELPNLRALQRDTRVMDIAHLTAVYTTLEELGPDADDEFYAVIDDILVDTFTPKRHNQLLPQRKTVTDRIRAAIKRLDPTRAYDKRKRTKREQNTDDTLRFDTYSIDGTQRCRIELLTNATTSKRIHVHVTAIAREHGISTVEAAEQLLSGELAGAQARPVINVYSPKGRAEGDPVYIPGSGWTDPEATAAFDDWLAESEPVERNLDAAAEQVLRGYAPSEAMRQAVGARNRTCVYPGCNRPAEQCQLDHRIPYEEGGETAVGNLFPLCQHHHNMKTDRRAFYIPDPTTGDIIWLFADGTFEIESPDSLLHSQFTPTTPRWRSSLANVRKNRARLAEFYAKGHTILDQFDTDLDLTRATTAIQHLEEEYDMRFPFTPHMPYQEPLPEEPYEPPIPDPEYTYPAEELHHIDLTQYLLNYDFALQHGCVYFPYGFIEIPGETTA from the coding sequence ATGACAACGGCAACCACGGCACCAAAAACGTTCCGTAACCAGCGAGAACACGACCCAGATAGCGAAGCAGCACAACTCATCCGCGACACCTACTGGGCAATGTTCGGGCACTACTCCTACCCAGGGTTCGACATCGAAGACTTCGACGTCGCGGTCACAAAACTGCAAGCCGCCACCGGGTGGTCAAAAACCCTCGTCAAACACGCCATCCTCGGACACGCCGCACTACAGGAACTCCCGAACCTGCGGGCACTCCAACGCGACACCCGCGTCATGGACATCGCCCACCTCACCGCGGTCTACACCACACTCGAAGAACTCGGACCCGACGCGGACGACGAGTTCTACGCAGTCATCGACGACATCCTCGTCGACACCTTCACCCCGAAACGCCACAACCAACTCCTCCCCCAACGCAAAACAGTCACCGACCGGATCCGCGCCGCCATCAAACGCCTCGACCCCACCCGCGCCTACGACAAACGCAAACGCACCAAGCGGGAACAAAACACCGACGACACCCTCCGCTTCGACACCTACAGCATCGACGGCACCCAGCGCTGCCGCATCGAACTGCTCACCAACGCCACGACCAGCAAACGCATCCACGTCCACGTCACCGCCATCGCACGCGAACACGGCATCAGCACGGTAGAAGCCGCCGAACAACTTCTCTCCGGCGAACTCGCAGGCGCGCAAGCACGACCCGTCATCAACGTCTACAGTCCAAAAGGCCGCGCGGAGGGCGACCCGGTGTACATCCCCGGCAGCGGGTGGACCGACCCGGAGGCGACCGCCGCCTTCGACGATTGGCTGGCCGAGTCGGAGCCCGTCGAGCGCAACCTCGACGCCGCCGCCGAGCAGGTGCTCCGGGGCTACGCCCCGAGCGAGGCGATGCGCCAGGCGGTGGGCGCCCGAAACAGGACGTGCGTCTACCCGGGCTGCAACCGCCCCGCGGAACAGTGCCAGCTCGACCACCGCATCCCCTACGAAGAAGGCGGCGAAACCGCGGTGGGCAACCTGTTCCCCCTCTGCCAACACCACCACAACATGAAGACAGACCGCCGGGCCTTCTACATCCCCGACCCCACCACCGGCGACATCATCTGGCTCTTCGCCGACGGCACCTTCGAGATCGAATCGCCCGACAGCCTCCTGCACAGCCAGTTCACGCCGACGACACCCCGGTGGCGCTCCAGCCTGGCCAACGTACGCAAAAACCGGGCCCGCCTGGCGGAGTTCTACGCCAAAGGCCACACCATCCTCGACCAATTCGACACAGACCTCGACCTCACACGCGCCACCACAGCAATCCAACACCTCGAAGAGGAATACGACATGCGCTTCCCCTTCACCCCACACATGCCCTACCAAGAACCACTACCCGAAGAACCCTACGAACCACCCATCCCCGACCCCGAATACACCTACCCCGCCGAAGAACTACACCACATAGACCTCACCCAATACCTCCTCAACTACGACTTCGCACTCCAACACGGATGCGTCTACTTCCCATACGGCTTCATCGAAATCCCCGGCGAAACCACCGCCTAG
- a CDS encoding SDR family oxidoreductase, with protein sequence MSEQKVAVVTGGSAGIGEATCRALAKDGWQVVVAARRLERCERIAEEIGGGAKELDYLRDADDGDWEWMFEANVMGTMRVTRTLYPQLKASKGLVVNIGSVAGTDAYKGGSGYNAAKYGLRGATRAFRRVKTDFSLNRFNGDAERANEVYEGKCNLGPEDIAEAVRWVASLPAHVNVDTMSIMPVDQAER encoded by the coding sequence ATGAGCGAACAGAAGGTAGCAGTGGTCACCGGGGGCTCGGCGGGCATCGGCGAGGCGACGTGCAGGGCGCTGGCGAAGGACGGCTGGCAGGTCGTCGTGGCGGCCCGGCGCCTGGAGCGGTGCGAGCGCATCGCCGAGGAGATCGGGGGCGGGGCGAAGGAGCTCGACTACCTGCGCGACGCCGACGACGGCGACTGGGAGTGGATGTTCGAGGCGAACGTGATGGGCACGATGCGTGTCACCCGCACGCTGTACCCGCAGCTCAAGGCGTCGAAGGGGCTGGTGGTCAACATCGGGTCGGTCGCCGGCACGGACGCGTACAAGGGCGGCTCCGGCTACAACGCGGCGAAGTACGGGCTGCGCGGCGCCACGCGCGCGTTCCGGCGGGTGAAGACGGACTTCTCGCTCAACCGGTTCAACGGCGACGCGGAGCGCGCGAACGAGGTCTACGAGGGCAAGTGCAACCTGGGCCCGGAGGACATCGCGGAGGCCGTGCGGTGGGTGGCCAGCCTGCCCGCGCACGTGAACGTGGACACGATGAGCATCATGCCGGTGGACCAGGCAGAGCGCTAG
- a CDS encoding RNA-binding S4 domain-containing protein, with the protein MHIDVPISGETIKLGQFLKLANLVESGGHAKEAIASGEVAVNNEVVTSRGHSLIDGDTVSLGEDSATVITGDDDDDYFDERTADDDFDPEKWRNM; encoded by the coding sequence ATGCATATCGACGTGCCCATTTCGGGCGAGACGATCAAACTCGGCCAGTTTCTCAAACTGGCCAACCTCGTCGAGTCCGGCGGCCACGCGAAGGAGGCCATCGCGTCCGGCGAGGTCGCGGTGAACAACGAGGTGGTCACCTCGCGGGGACATTCGCTTATCGACGGCGATACCGTCTCCCTCGGCGAGGACTCCGCGACCGTGATCACCGGCGACGACGATGACGACTACTTCGACGAGCGCACCGCCGACGACGACTTCGACCCCGAGAAGTGGAGGAACATGTAA
- the thpR gene encoding RNA 2',3'-cyclic phosphodiesterase, which yields MRRLFAAIVPPADVREHLITALRPIRDFSGTEVRWTDPDNWHITVAFYGAQPNDAAAVTDHLAQATAFTRPLRLHLRGAGCFDRRTLWIGVGGDKAPLKDLMADCQLDPDTRRRQRAHLSVARTGTRTRDHWLLDDHAHALAIYTGPEFAADEVLLLESHLGKGRSGGPKYEVVDTFYLR from the coding sequence ATGAGACGCCTCTTCGCAGCGATCGTCCCACCGGCCGATGTGCGCGAACACCTCATCACCGCCCTGCGCCCCATCCGCGACTTCTCCGGCACCGAGGTGCGGTGGACAGACCCGGACAACTGGCACATCACGGTCGCGTTCTACGGGGCCCAGCCTAACGACGCCGCCGCGGTCACCGACCATCTCGCCCAGGCCACCGCTTTCACCCGGCCCCTCCGCTTACACCTGCGGGGGGCCGGGTGTTTTGATCGGCGCACCCTCTGGATCGGCGTCGGCGGGGACAAGGCGCCCCTGAAGGACCTCATGGCCGACTGCCAGCTCGACCCGGACACGCGGCGCCGCCAGCGCGCCCACCTCTCCGTCGCGCGCACTGGGACGAGGACGAGGGACCATTGGCTTCTCGACGACCACGCGCACGCCCTCGCCATCTACACCGGGCCGGAGTTCGCCGCCGACGAGGTGTTGCTGCTCGAGTCCCACCTGGGCAAGGGCCGCAGCGGCGGGCCGAAGTACGAGGTCGTGGACACGTTCTACCTGCGCTAG
- a CDS encoding ATP-dependent helicase C-terminal domain-containing protein: MFDLVKIGSGLPVSRVIGGLPTTGPLVVEAPPGTGKTTLVPPAIANVAGKTLVTAPRRVAVRSAARRLSLLDGTPLGTNVGYSIRGEHKDGALVEFVTPGVLLNRLLKDPDLEGVGAVVIDEVHERQLDTDLVLAMCMEVAELREDLYLAAMSATLDARKFADHMGARILSTEAVTHPLDISYAPHPERIRGTREFYRHVAEQAKHGERTLVFVPGVREVDLVCGFLDDAAPLHGRLTSKEQDAALNGDARVVVATSVAESSITVPGVRKVVDAGLSRVPKRDSRGMTGLVTVTEAKTSADQRAGRAGREGPGEVVRVFSRDEYAKMQPDITPEILTADLTAAALTMAAWGSPDLPLLDAPPDLTEAEHNLEAIGALDGGTITDLGKRLATLPLDPRLGAALLEFGAQAAPTVARLAGDADPKRLARLVEDKGPAPAGEVIASAFPQWIAKKVGDEYQLASGTRAAFHSRAEWIAAAEVQRTKGGAVIREAEPIAFPQHRVVEETRAFLEDGKVRGRKITRVGAIELSSTPVKLTPDEAAAALAGVDFDSFPLTESEQHLKERLDFLHATLGWPDVAQGDYSVEVREVAGGASIRNCDMRAAMLRQLDWKQAAELDRVAPREFEYGSGRPVKRVKLQHMFGQTNATVAGVKVQYHLLSPAGRPLAVTDDLDSFWAGPYQDVRREMRGRYPKHAWPEDPTSTGK; encoded by the coding sequence ATGTTCGACCTGGTGAAAATCGGCAGCGGTCTCCCCGTGTCGCGCGTGATCGGCGGGCTGCCCACCACGGGCCCGCTCGTCGTCGAGGCGCCGCCCGGCACCGGCAAGACCACGCTGGTCCCGCCCGCGATTGCGAACGTGGCGGGAAAGACGCTGGTCACGGCGCCGCGCAGGGTGGCGGTGCGGTCCGCGGCGCGGAGGCTTTCGCTTCTCGACGGCACTCCGCTCGGCACCAACGTCGGCTACAGCATCCGCGGCGAACATAAGGACGGCGCGCTCGTCGAATTCGTCACGCCCGGCGTGCTGCTCAACCGCCTGCTCAAGGACCCTGACCTCGAGGGCGTCGGCGCCGTGGTCATCGACGAGGTGCACGAGCGCCAGCTGGACACGGACCTCGTGCTCGCGATGTGCATGGAGGTCGCCGAACTGCGCGAGGACCTCTACCTCGCCGCCATGTCCGCGACCCTCGACGCGCGGAAGTTCGCCGACCACATGGGCGCCCGCATCCTGTCGACGGAGGCGGTGACCCACCCCCTCGACATCAGCTACGCGCCGCACCCGGAGCGGATCCGGGGCACCCGGGAGTTCTACCGCCACGTCGCGGAGCAGGCGAAGCACGGCGAGCGCACGCTGGTGTTCGTGCCCGGGGTGCGCGAGGTGGACCTCGTCTGCGGCTTCCTCGACGACGCCGCGCCGCTGCACGGCAGGCTCACCAGCAAGGAGCAGGACGCCGCGCTCAACGGCGATGCACGCGTGGTGGTGGCGACGTCGGTCGCCGAGTCCTCGATCACGGTGCCGGGTGTGCGCAAGGTGGTCGACGCCGGGCTGTCGAGGGTCCCGAAACGCGACAGTCGCGGCATGACCGGCCTGGTCACGGTGACGGAGGCGAAGACGAGCGCCGACCAGCGGGCGGGCCGCGCCGGCCGCGAGGGTCCCGGCGAGGTTGTCCGCGTGTTTTCGCGCGACGAGTACGCGAAGATGCAGCCCGACATCACCCCCGAAATCCTCACCGCGGACCTCACCGCCGCCGCGCTCACGATGGCGGCGTGGGGGTCGCCGGACCTCCCGCTTCTCGACGCCCCTCCGGACCTCACCGAAGCCGAACACAACCTCGAGGCGATCGGGGCATTGGACGGCGGCACGATCACGGATCTGGGCAAGCGGCTGGCCACGCTCCCCCTCGACCCCAGGCTCGGCGCCGCCCTGCTCGAGTTCGGCGCCCAGGCCGCGCCCACCGTGGCCCGGCTCGCGGGCGACGCGGACCCGAAGCGGCTGGCCAGGCTCGTCGAAGATAAGGGTCCCGCACCTGCCGGGGAGGTGATTGCGTCTGCGTTCCCACAGTGGATCGCGAAGAAGGTGGGCGACGAGTACCAGCTCGCCTCGGGCACGCGCGCGGCGTTCCACTCGCGCGCGGAGTGGATCGCGGCGGCGGAGGTGCAGCGCACGAAGGGTGGCGCGGTCATCCGCGAGGCCGAACCGATCGCGTTCCCGCAGCACAGGGTTGTCGAGGAGACGCGGGCCTTCCTCGAGGACGGCAAGGTGCGCGGCCGGAAGATCACCCGCGTCGGCGCGATCGAGCTCTCCTCCACGCCGGTGAAGCTCACCCCGGACGAGGCCGCGGCGGCGCTGGCGGGCGTGGACTTCGACAGTTTCCCGCTCACGGAGTCCGAGCAGCACCTCAAGGAGCGGCTCGACTTCCTCCACGCGACGCTGGGCTGGCCGGATGTCGCCCAGGGCGACTACTCGGTGGAGGTGCGGGAGGTGGCCGGAGGTGCGTCGATACGCAACTGCGATATGCGCGCCGCGATGCTGCGCCAGCTCGACTGGAAGCAGGCCGCGGAGCTCGACCGGGTGGCGCCGAGGGAGTTCGAGTACGGCAGCGGGCGGCCGGTGAAGCGGGTGAAGCTGCAGCACATGTTCGGGCAGACGAACGCGACGGTCGCGGGCGTGAAGGTGCAGTACCACCTGCTCTCTCCGGCGGGGCGGCCGCTCGCGGTGACGGACGACCTGGACAGTTTCTGGGCCGGGCCGTACCAGGACGTGCGCCGCGAGATGCGGGGGCGCTACCCCAAGCACGCGTGGCCGGAGGACCCTACGAGCACTGGGAAATGA
- a CDS encoding VOC family protein, translating into MPAFEGKEGMPFWQDLVTTSLLKSTHFYSELLGWEIVDGTARKEGLPVAGLVNAQMDMWVTSFLGTPDDVERLGGKVLSADETITLCQDPAGGLFGLKDSDERFVAAGEPGVPVWYEYVAPGMEAIDFYGELFDWEIREDDGYFLAFEDGAPFLGMFVGETAQWFSYFGVRDLEAACRQLEQLGGGVEFGPENGTAGVHDPNGAQFFLSEVDEPVFEEIDEADSEL; encoded by the coding sequence ATGCCGGCGTTCGAGGGCAAGGAAGGCATGCCGTTCTGGCAGGACCTGGTGACCACCAGCCTGCTCAAGTCCACGCACTTCTACTCCGAGCTGCTCGGGTGGGAGATCGTGGACGGCACCGCGCGCAAGGAGGGGCTGCCGGTCGCCGGGCTGGTGAACGCGCAGATGGACATGTGGGTGACGTCGTTCCTCGGCACCCCCGACGACGTGGAGCGGCTCGGCGGCAAGGTGCTCAGCGCCGACGAGACGATCACGCTGTGCCAAGACCCGGCGGGCGGGCTGTTCGGGCTCAAGGACTCCGACGAGCGCTTCGTCGCCGCCGGCGAGCCGGGCGTGCCGGTGTGGTACGAATACGTCGCCCCGGGCATGGAGGCGATCGACTTCTACGGCGAACTCTTCGACTGGGAGATCCGCGAGGACGACGGCTACTTCCTCGCGTTCGAGGACGGCGCGCCGTTTTTGGGCATGTTCGTCGGGGAGACGGCGCAGTGGTTCAGCTACTTCGGCGTCCGCGACCTCGAGGCCGCGTGCAGGCAGCTCGAGCAGCTCGGCGGCGGCGTCGAGTTCGGGCCCGAGAACGGCACGGCCGGCGTGCACGACCCGAACGGGGCGCAGTTCTTCCTCTCGGAGGTGGACGAGCCGGTGTTCGAGGAGATCGACGAAGCGGACTCGGAGCTGTGA